The Sphingosinithalassobacter sp. CS137 genome includes a region encoding these proteins:
- the lptG gene encoding LPS export ABC transporter permease LptG — protein MIGAELFPSRTVSVYLAKMFLIRSFAILLALVLVLQALDLLSESGRILANPENGQAEIWRYVSLRVPQIISRFLPFSVLLGTIITLSTLNQNSEVIALKASGLSAHQVLAPLILAGFGVAIISFAFNDRIVARATATLEAWENVDFGQIPIDRGDRSNVWVRSAGDLIQVQQIRGRGEAAQLNGIRIYERGDNQLRSILTAERGEFVGNAWQVQGAQRFDVASGETAQVGTARVAEGVSPDRFTLASVNAEGLSFGALSAAISELKEAGRPTKALEGALWHKLSGPLSSVLMPLLGAVAAFGIARSGKLFLRAVIGMALGFLYFVADNFALAMGNLGAYPPLLAAWAPFFLFLMIGEAVLLRSEE, from the coding sequence ATGATCGGGGCCGAGTTGTTCCCCTCGCGGACCGTCTCGGTCTATCTGGCGAAGATGTTCCTCATCCGCAGCTTCGCCATTCTGCTGGCGTTGGTGCTGGTGCTCCAGGCGCTCGACCTGCTGAGCGAATCGGGGCGCATCCTCGCCAACCCGGAGAACGGCCAGGCCGAGATCTGGCGCTATGTGAGCCTGCGCGTGCCGCAGATCATCTCCCGGTTTCTTCCCTTTTCCGTGCTGCTGGGCACGATCATCACGCTCAGCACGCTCAATCAGAACAGCGAAGTGATCGCGCTCAAGGCGTCCGGTCTTTCGGCGCATCAGGTGCTCGCACCGCTCATCCTCGCCGGCTTCGGCGTCGCCATCATCTCCTTCGCGTTCAACGATCGGATCGTCGCGCGCGCCACGGCCACGCTCGAGGCCTGGGAGAATGTCGATTTCGGCCAGATTCCCATCGATCGCGGCGATCGCTCGAACGTGTGGGTGCGCAGCGCAGGCGATCTCATCCAGGTGCAGCAGATCCGCGGCCGCGGCGAAGCGGCGCAGTTGAACGGCATCCGAATCTACGAGCGCGGCGACAACCAGCTCCGCTCCATCCTCACGGCAGAGAGGGGTGAATTCGTCGGGAACGCATGGCAGGTGCAGGGTGCGCAGCGCTTCGACGTGGCTTCGGGCGAAACCGCGCAGGTCGGCACCGCCCGCGTCGCCGAAGGCGTGAGCCCGGATCGATTCACCCTGGCTTCGGTAAATGCGGAAGGCTTGTCGTTCGGCGCGCTTTCCGCCGCCATTTCCGAGCTGAAGGAGGCCGGACGGCCCACCAAGGCGCTGGAGGGCGCCCTGTGGCACAAGCTCTCGGGGCCGCTCTCCTCGGTGCTGATGCCGCTGCTCGGCGCAGTGGCGGCGTTCGGCATCGCCCGTTCGGGCAAGCTCTTCCTGCGCGCCGTCATCGGGATGGCACTCGGCTTCCTCTATTTCGTCGCGGACAATTTCGCGC